The following coding sequences are from one Clostridioides difficile ATCC 9689 = DSM 1296 window:
- a CDS encoding zinc ribbon domain-containing protein, with amino-acid sequence MTKCPKCGKEVSSRPGSICPRCGFKVADESLKIRCPEPSCRALVSRKLDYCPKCGCKLRGYNISEFVNMVRCKIDETFDKK; translated from the coding sequence TTGACAAAGTGTCCTAAATGTGGAAAGGAAGTATCATCACGTCCAGGTAGTATATGCCCACGATGTGGATTTAAAGTAGCAGATGAGAGTCTAAAAATAAGATGTCCAGAACCTAGTTGTAGGGCTTTGGTATCTAGGAAACTGGATTATTGTCCTAAATGTGGATGCAAACTTAGAGGATATAATATTTCTGAATTTGTTAACATGGTGAGATGTAAAATAGATGAGACATTTGATAAAAAATAA
- a CDS encoding helix-turn-helix transcriptional regulator, which produces MIIIQLNERQLKIIDIVKENEPITSESIASSLNVTRATLRSDLAILTMTGILDARPKVGYFYSGVSEINLIGKSVKEKTVEDIMSMPVLAKKDESIYDVIVTMFLSDVGSIVIIDENEELCGVVSRKDLLKATIGGSDINKMPIGMIMTRTPNVVTLTKGASVLLASRKIIEHEVDSIPIVEYKGEDKNHMRVVGRISKTNITKLFLEIVDN; this is translated from the coding sequence GTGATTATTATTCAGCTTAATGAAAGACAACTAAAAATTATAGATATAGTTAAGGAAAATGAACCAATAACGAGTGAAAGTATTGCCTCCAGCTTGAATGTGACTCGTGCTACACTTAGATCTGATTTAGCTATATTAACAATGACAGGAATATTAGACGCAAGACCAAAAGTTGGATATTTTTATTCAGGAGTTAGTGAAATAAATTTAATTGGTAAAAGTGTAAAAGAAAAAACAGTAGAGGATATAATGAGCATGCCTGTACTAGCTAAGAAGGATGAAAGTATATATGATGTAATAGTCACTATGTTTTTATCTGATGTAGGGAGTATAGTTATTATAGATGAGAATGAAGAGTTATGTGGAGTTGTTTCCAGAAAAGACTTGCTAAAAGCAACTATAGGAGGTTCTGATATAAATAAAATGCCAATAGGTATGATAATGACAAGAACTCCAAATGTAGTCACTTTAACTAAAGGAGCAAGTGTTTTATTAGCTTCAAGAAAAATAATAGAACATGAAGTAGATTCGATTCCGATTGTTGAATATAAGGGAGAAGACAAAAATCATATGAGAGTTGTTGGGAGAATATCAAAAACCAACATAACTAAGCTATTCTTAGAAATAGTTGACAATTAA
- a CDS encoding efflux RND transporter periplasmic adaptor subunit: MKRYLIVFLMCSSLFLVGCGKTEESEPEKPIAVSVQKAIGGEIENTNSFSGTTKVKDETAVTAQTVGTVQEVYVKLGQNVRKGDELLSISSPELENSVKQSKASLDLAKASYSSATGGSLEAQVNQAKTALDNAKIQYEESQRNYDNNKILYEQEVISLDQFKKIEFSLEQTKQQLDSAQRAYDTATSKSIPQAKALAKKQLDQAQVSYNLAMSNLDKLTLTSPVDGTITAKNFDSKEMITQSQPAFIISNPNILEVDLNVAESDIGKFKKDGNVDVIIEDQRILGKIDYVPSVVDPQTSLYPVKVLVNNTNNKFKAGMSAQVNLSVEKENGAVTVPKKAIFEENGKKYVYIATKDNIAKKHLVQTGIVTEDKIEIKSGVSDKDTVIIGGISLISDGTKIFPVEKEK, from the coding sequence ATGAAAAGATATTTAATAGTTTTCTTAATGTGTAGTTCACTGTTTTTAGTTGGATGTGGAAAAACAGAAGAATCTGAACCTGAGAAACCAATAGCAGTTTCTGTTCAAAAAGCAATAGGTGGAGAAATTGAAAACACAAATTCTTTCTCAGGAACTACAAAGGTTAAAGATGAAACAGCTGTTACTGCACAGACTGTTGGCACAGTTCAAGAAGTGTATGTAAAACTTGGGCAAAATGTAAGAAAAGGAGATGAATTATTGAGTATAAGCAGTCCAGAGCTAGAAAATAGTGTAAAGCAAAGTAAAGCCTCACTAGATTTAGCAAAAGCAAGTTATTCAAGTGCCACTGGTGGTTCATTAGAGGCACAAGTAAATCAGGCAAAAACAGCTCTTGACAATGCAAAGATTCAATATGAGGAGTCTCAAAGAAATTATGACAATAATAAGATTCTTTATGAACAGGAAGTCATTAGTTTAGACCAATTTAAAAAAATAGAGTTTTCTTTAGAGCAAACAAAACAACAGTTAGATTCTGCTCAAAGAGCATACGATACAGCAACTTCAAAAAGTATACCTCAAGCTAAAGCACTTGCTAAAAAACAGCTTGACCAAGCTCAAGTATCATATAATTTAGCAATGAGTAATTTAGACAAATTAACATTAACATCTCCAGTAGATGGTACAATAACAGCTAAAAACTTTGATTCAAAGGAAATGATAACACAATCACAACCAGCTTTTATTATTTCTAATCCTAATATACTAGAAGTTGATTTAAATGTAGCAGAATCAGATATAGGTAAATTTAAGAAAGATGGAAATGTAGATGTTATAATTGAAGACCAAAGGATTTTAGGAAAAATAGATTATGTACCTTCAGTAGTTGACCCTCAGACATCTTTATATCCTGTTAAAGTACTTGTAAATAATACAAACAACAAATTTAAGGCAGGTATGTCTGCTCAAGTAAACTTAAGTGTTGAAAAAGAAAATGGTGCTGTTACAGTACCTAAAAAAGCAATATTTGAAGAAAATGGTAAAAAATATGTATACATAGCAACAAAAGACAATATAGCAAAGAAACACTTGGTTCAAACTGGAATTGTAACAGAGGATAAAATAGAAATTAAAAGTGGTGTAAGTGATAAAGATACAGTGATTATTGGAGGGATAAGTCTTATTTCTGACGGAACTAAGATATTTCCTGTAGAAAAGGAGAAGTAG
- a CDS encoding efflux RND transporter permease subunit — MNLTQTSVKRPLTIIMVFLVLIVFGGIGYKKMSINLMPDIEIPVVMVMTTWTGAGPQDVDEQVSQKVDESLSAVSNVKSTISSSQESVSMVVAQFEFGTNLDEIMNDVRSKVDALQTSLPDDAAKPTVLKLDMNAQAIGQLVISGGNENSSQALRKYAEDVIQPKIESIDGVTSADLKGGEKAQVNVIADPAVLSNYGVSLSTIKGVLSSSNKTFPYGSITQGEDKIVLRAIDKLESLDDIKQIQIPVKGGNTVRLDNLCSVDYGYADKDSIYRYNGKDSLVIDISKQQDANTVKVMQSAYKYVDELNKENPQFKIKIANDTSSYISESINSVMSNLLISAVIAFIVIFAFLKSVRASLVVAVAIPISIIGAIAILYFTGESLNLITASSLVISVGMVVDNATVVIENIFKYRKSGRLSLDDCAIEGTRTVTNAILASTLTTIAIFLPIMFTEGIAKITFGALGKTLIASLAFSFIGAITLVPSVFAKLSRGKNSQKMQEKDSPIFDKVSEAYKKLLSVCLRHQRLVVISSLLIFVASLFGMGFIGMDFMPAADKGELSISIELPKGLSLESNDYYVSMTEKKVSDIPEIKTLITTLTSDSNNSKASIAIELESQKNRKRTTDEIEKEIIDRVATVPDCKINVSQNSSVMGGAGGADFTLEMKGPDLDVLKILGKEAEKEFSSIKGFRNVETSLTDTTQEAQFTIDKHKAQEYGVNTAEIAGMLRTAINGDSVTTATIDDYKVDVNLKFKADTIDSLEDIKQLKVNSATGKEVPLGAFSDIKMADGLQSISRTDGDFSVNITATLDNLDAGTATKLALEKTNKMVIPKDYSIGVGGETEMMNESMASLGFSMVIAIALVYMVMVAQFESFSKPFIIMFCVPFAFVGVVLSLLVSGQSLSTVGMLGIILLIGIVVNNGIVLIDYIEQLRKTNRNNDLIGLVSIGCAARLRPVLMTTATTILGMLPTALSLGEGGETMQPLAIVIMGGLTVSTLITLVLIPTIYLIFDKWENKFSDKMPKIFGKITDKIGSIKRKIIKKPKLKAKV, encoded by the coding sequence ATGAATTTAACACAGACTTCCGTTAAACGTCCTCTCACAATCATAATGGTCTTTTTAGTATTAATAGTTTTTGGTGGTATTGGATATAAAAAAATGTCAATAAATCTAATGCCTGATATAGAAATACCAGTTGTAATGGTCATGACTACTTGGACAGGTGCTGGTCCTCAAGACGTTGATGAACAAGTTAGTCAAAAAGTTGATGAAAGTTTATCTGCCGTTTCAAATGTAAAATCTACTATATCAAGTTCACAAGAAAGTGTTTCTATGGTAGTTGCTCAGTTTGAATTTGGAACTAATTTGGATGAAATAATGAATGATGTTAGGTCTAAAGTTGATGCATTACAGACCAGCCTCCCAGATGATGCAGCTAAACCAACAGTTTTAAAGCTGGATATGAATGCACAGGCTATAGGTCAACTTGTCATATCTGGAGGAAATGAAAATAGTTCACAAGCCTTAAGAAAATACGCTGAAGATGTAATTCAGCCTAAAATAGAATCCATAGATGGTGTTACTTCAGCAGACCTTAAAGGTGGAGAAAAAGCACAGGTTAATGTAATAGCTGACCCAGCTGTTCTTTCAAATTATGGAGTTAGTTTATCCACTATAAAAGGTGTCTTATCCTCTAGTAATAAAACATTCCCTTATGGTTCAATTACTCAAGGTGAGGATAAAATAGTTTTAAGAGCGATTGATAAATTAGAATCCCTAGATGATATAAAACAGATTCAAATTCCTGTAAAAGGAGGAAATACAGTTAGATTAGATAATCTTTGTAGTGTAGATTATGGATATGCAGACAAAGATAGTATTTATAGATACAATGGAAAAGACAGTTTGGTAATAGATATTTCTAAACAACAAGATGCCAACACTGTAAAAGTTATGCAGAGTGCATACAAATACGTAGATGAATTGAATAAGGAAAATCCTCAATTTAAAATTAAAATTGCTAATGATACAAGTTCATACATAAGTGAATCAATAAACAGTGTAATGAGCAACTTGCTTATAAGTGCTGTTATCGCATTTATTGTAATATTTGCTTTCCTAAAAAGTGTAAGAGCTTCACTAGTTGTTGCAGTTGCAATACCAATTTCTATAATAGGTGCTATAGCAATTCTCTACTTTACTGGTGAAAGTTTAAATCTTATTACTGCAAGTTCATTGGTAATTTCAGTTGGTATGGTTGTTGATAATGCTACAGTTGTAATTGAAAATATATTTAAATATAGGAAAAGTGGCAGATTGAGTCTTGATGATTGTGCTATTGAGGGAACAAGAACTGTAACAAATGCAATACTTGCATCAACATTGACCACAATAGCAATATTCTTACCTATCATGTTTACAGAAGGTATAGCTAAAATAACTTTTGGGGCATTAGGTAAAACACTAATAGCTTCACTAGCATTCTCCTTTATAGGTGCAATTACACTCGTTCCTAGTGTATTTGCAAAATTAAGCAGAGGAAAAAATAGTCAAAAGATGCAAGAAAAAGATAGTCCTATATTTGATAAGGTAAGTGAAGCATATAAAAAATTATTAAGTGTATGTTTGAGACATCAACGCTTAGTTGTAATATCAAGTTTACTTATTTTTGTAGCTTCCTTATTTGGAATGGGATTTATAGGTATGGACTTTATGCCTGCAGCAGACAAGGGTGAATTATCTATTTCTATAGAACTTCCAAAAGGTCTTAGCCTAGAATCCAATGATTACTATGTATCTATGACTGAGAAAAAAGTCTCAGATATTCCAGAAATTAAAACTTTAATAACAACTTTGACATCAGATTCAAATAATAGTAAAGCAAGTATAGCAATTGAATTAGAATCTCAAAAAAATAGAAAAAGAACTACTGATGAAATAGAAAAAGAGATAATTGATAGAGTGGCTACTGTACCAGATTGTAAAATAAATGTAAGTCAAAACAGTAGTGTTATGGGTGGAGCTGGAGGAGCAGACTTCACATTAGAAATGAAAGGTCCTGATTTAGATGTATTAAAAATACTGGGAAAAGAAGCTGAAAAAGAATTTAGCTCTATAAAAGGATTTAGAAATGTTGAAACTTCTCTTACAGATACAACACAAGAAGCTCAATTTACTATAGATAAACATAAGGCTCAAGAATATGGTGTAAATACTGCTGAAATTGCAGGCATGTTACGTACAGCAATAAATGGTGACTCCGTAACCACTGCTACTATTGATGATTACAAAGTGGATGTAAACCTAAAATTTAAAGCAGATACTATTGATAGCTTAGAAGATATAAAGCAACTAAAAGTAAACTCTGCAACTGGAAAAGAAGTTCCTCTTGGTGCTTTTTCAGATATAAAAATGGCAGATGGTCTACAATCTATATCTAGGACTGATGGAGATTTTTCTGTAAATATAACTGCTACACTTGACAATTTAGATGCTGGTACTGCTACAAAACTAGCACTAGAAAAAACGAATAAAATGGTAATTCCTAAAGATTACTCTATAGGTGTTGGTGGTGAAACAGAAATGATGAATGAATCTATGGCAAGTCTTGGATTTTCAATGGTCATAGCTATAGCATTAGTTTATATGGTAATGGTAGCTCAGTTTGAATCATTTAGTAAACCATTTATAATCATGTTCTGTGTTCCATTTGCATTCGTTGGAGTTGTGCTTTCGCTTCTAGTTAGTGGTCAAAGTTTAAGTACTGTCGGTATGCTAGGTATAATCTTACTTATCGGTATTGTTGTTAATAATGGTATAGTTCTTATTGACTACATAGAGCAACTTAGAAAAACAAATCGTAACAATGATTTAATTGGTTTGGTTTCAATTGGTTGTGCAGCAAGATTAAGACCAGTCTTAATGACTACAGCAACAACAATTTTAGGTATGTTGCCAACAGCACTATCTCTTGGTGAAGGTGGAGAAACTATGCAACCACTAGCCATAGTTATAATGGGTGGTCTAACTGTATCTACACTTATAACTTTGGTGCTTATACCTACTATATACTTAATATTTGATAAATGGGAAAATAAGTTTTCAGACAAAATGCCTAAAATATTTGGTAAGATAACAGATAAAATAGGAAGTATAAAACGTAAAATAATAAAGAAACCAAAATTGAAAGCTAAAGTTTAA
- the ppdK gene encoding pyruvate, phosphate dikinase, which translates to METKYVYSFGEGSKDMKSLLGGKGANLAEMTKIGLPVPPGFTITTEACNDYYVNNESIRAEIIKEIEEHLATLEKDLNKTLGCNKNPLLVSVRSGAVFSMPGMMDTILNLGLNDNSVVGLAEATQNERFAYDSYRRFIQMFSDVAMEVPKYKFENVLDRVKEAKGYTVDTELTTDDLKEIVKEFKAIYKKEIKNDFPQDPKEQLMLAIEAVFRSWNNPRAIVYRKLNDIAHNLGTAVNIQSMVFGNMGETSGTGVAFTRNPATGENKLFGEFLMNAQGEDVVAGIRTPQNISTLADVMPAVFDEFVKITHILEGHYKDMQDIEFTIENERLYILQTRNGKRTAAAAINVAVDLVEAGIIDEKEAIMRIEPNQLDQLLHPKFEDKALKEAKVIAKGLPASPGAASGKVYFNADDVVKANEKGEKVVLVRLETSPEDIEGMVKAEGILTARGGMTSHAAVVARGMGKCCVAGCGEIKVDEFNKEIRALDDVVIKEGEYISIDGSTGNVYLGDVKKTEVSLTGNFEKLMNWVDKHKCMMVRTNADNPRDARAAIEFGAEGIGLCRTEHMFFDEARLPAVREMILSNTVEQREKALEKILPMQREDFVELFKVMDGKPVNIRLLDPPLHEFLPHDDETIEELSKSMGIKVSDIKKRIVDLDEFNPMLGHRGCRLAITYPEICVMQSKAIIQGAIEAIKAGVKVSPEIMVPLVGEVNELKIIRKMIVETVDAIIKEEGIEVPYTVGTMIEIPRACLTADEIAQEADFFSFGTNDLTQMAFGYSRDDAGKFLGQYVDEEILEKDPFQVLDQNGVGKLVKMGAKLGREVKPELKLGICGEHGGEPSSVEFCYSVGLNYVSCSPFRVPIARLAAAQASIKNPR; encoded by the coding sequence ATGGAAACTAAGTATGTTTATAGTTTTGGTGAAGGAAGCAAAGACATGAAATCTTTACTAGGAGGTAAAGGTGCCAATTTAGCAGAAATGACTAAGATAGGCTTACCTGTCCCTCCTGGATTCACTATAACAACAGAAGCATGTAATGATTATTATGTTAACAATGAAAGTATAAGAGCAGAGATAATAAAAGAAATAGAAGAGCATTTAGCTACTTTAGAAAAAGACTTAAATAAAACATTAGGATGCAATAAGAATCCATTATTAGTATCAGTTCGTTCTGGTGCAGTATTCTCTATGCCAGGAATGATGGATACAATTCTTAACCTAGGTCTTAATGACAATAGTGTTGTTGGCTTAGCAGAGGCTACACAAAATGAAAGATTTGCATATGATAGTTACAGAAGATTCATACAAATGTTTTCTGATGTTGCTATGGAAGTTCCAAAATATAAATTTGAAAATGTATTAGACAGAGTAAAAGAAGCAAAGGGATACACAGTTGATACAGAACTTACAACTGATGATTTAAAAGAAATAGTAAAAGAATTTAAAGCAATTTATAAAAAAGAAATAAAAAATGATTTCCCACAAGACCCAAAAGAGCAATTAATGCTTGCAATAGAGGCTGTATTTAGATCATGGAATAATCCTCGTGCAATCGTATACCGTAAATTGAATGATATAGCTCATAACTTAGGAACAGCAGTAAATATTCAATCAATGGTATTTGGTAATATGGGAGAAACTAGTGGTACAGGTGTTGCATTTACTAGAAATCCAGCTACAGGAGAAAATAAATTATTTGGTGAATTTTTAATGAATGCACAAGGTGAAGACGTTGTTGCAGGTATAAGAACTCCTCAAAATATATCAACTCTTGCAGATGTAATGCCAGCTGTATTCGATGAATTTGTAAAAATTACTCATATACTTGAAGGTCATTATAAAGATATGCAAGATATAGAGTTTACTATAGAAAATGAAAGATTATATATACTACAAACTAGAAATGGTAAGAGAACAGCAGCAGCAGCAATAAATGTAGCGGTTGATTTAGTTGAAGCTGGAATAATTGATGAAAAAGAAGCTATCATGAGAATTGAGCCTAATCAATTAGACCAATTATTACATCCAAAATTTGAAGATAAGGCATTAAAAGAAGCTAAGGTTATAGCAAAAGGTTTACCAGCATCACCAGGTGCAGCAAGTGGTAAAGTTTATTTCAATGCTGATGATGTAGTAAAAGCAAATGAAAAAGGAGAAAAAGTAGTTTTAGTTAGACTAGAGACATCTCCAGAAGATATAGAAGGAATGGTTAAAGCAGAAGGAATCCTTACAGCTAGAGGTGGAATGACATCACATGCAGCAGTTGTTGCTAGAGGTATGGGTAAATGTTGTGTTGCTGGATGTGGAGAAATAAAAGTTGATGAGTTTAATAAAGAAATAAGAGCACTTGATGATGTAGTTATAAAAGAAGGAGAATACATTTCTATAGATGGTTCTACAGGAAATGTGTACCTAGGAGATGTTAAGAAAACAGAAGTATCTTTGACTGGAAACTTTGAAAAATTAATGAACTGGGTAGACAAACACAAATGTATGATGGTTAGAACTAATGCAGATAATCCTAGAGATGCTCGTGCAGCTATAGAGTTTGGTGCAGAAGGTATAGGTCTATGTAGAACTGAGCATATGTTCTTTGATGAAGCTAGATTGCCAGCAGTTAGAGAAATGATATTATCTAATACAGTAGAACAAAGAGAAAAAGCTCTTGAAAAAATATTACCAATGCAAAGAGAAGATTTTGTAGAGTTATTTAAAGTTATGGATGGAAAACCAGTTAATATAAGATTACTAGATCCACCACTACATGAATTTTTGCCTCATGATGATGAGACTATAGAAGAACTTTCAAAATCTATGGGAATAAAAGTAAGTGATATTAAGAAGAGAATAGTTGATTTAGATGAGTTTAACCCAATGCTTGGACACAGAGGTTGTAGACTTGCAATAACTTATCCTGAAATATGTGTAATGCAATCTAAAGCTATAATACAAGGTGCTATAGAAGCAATCAAAGCAGGTGTTAAAGTTTCTCCAGAGATAATGGTTCCATTAGTTGGAGAAGTAAATGAGTTAAAAATAATAAGAAAAATGATAGTAGAAACTGTTGACGCTATAATAAAAGAAGAAGGTATAGAAGTTCCTTATACTGTAGGTACTATGATAGAAATACCTAGAGCTTGTTTAACTGCTGATGAAATAGCACAAGAAGCAGACTTCTTCAGTTTTGGTACTAATGACTTAACTCAAATGGCATTTGGATATTCAAGAGATGATGCTGGTAAATTCTTAGGTCAATATGTAGATGAAGAAATATTAGAAAAAGACCCATTCCAAGTACTAGACCAAAATGGTGTTGGTAAGTTAGTTAAGATGGGAGCTAAATTAGGTAGAGAAGTTAAACCAGAATTAAAACTAGGAATATGTGGAGAGCATGGAGGAGAACCATCTTCAGTAGAGTTCTGTTATAGTGTAGGACTTAACTATGTATCTTGTTCACCATTTAGAGTGCCAATTGCTAGACTTGCAGCAGCTCAAGCATCTATAAAAAATCCTAGATAA
- a CDS encoding TolC family protein, producing MNKKMSKIVAIGCGVGIITANLIPVYADNNTSSINKVDNSILSDSNKRTSEKEILTAREAVSAALKNSEKLKMKSEEIKMLKEKLEVQDEFDSFTGSDNSFPYDQIGLLKNQSEQAKGFMEDQIANDITNKFNDLVSRENELDKIKNNLEIKTKEIKDMKLKKDLGLVTSLETESAELELQTLQNTQKAKLQELKNNQDYFKLLTNIDLNNYQLDKEYRFESFRVGGSVDSYMEGKVNEYLKYDQLILERTEESFNDKDENKADLPDRPNLTRPVAPTKPEQGNLTDDEYKVLMDKYEKDYDRYKKEVEAYNLERQTYAAGLTTYANYLQQKFNTENGLVTLEDSKKALKKGLIDSYAQLLALEDTIQITKKQLDLSEKQLKNTKLRYDLGLITLTDYKKQVVSNEDAKNSYDSLIVNYNSLKNGIEKPWILNSGK from the coding sequence TTGAATAAAAAAATGAGCAAAATAGTTGCAATTGGCTGTGGTGTTGGTATAATAACTGCCAATTTAATCCCAGTTTACGCAGATAATAATACTTCTTCTATAAACAAAGTTGATAATTCTATTTTAAGTGACTCAAATAAAAGAACATCTGAAAAGGAAATTTTGACTGCTAGAGAAGCTGTTAGTGCTGCACTTAAAAATAGTGAAAAATTAAAAATGAAATCAGAAGAAATAAAAATGTTAAAAGAAAAGTTAGAAGTACAAGATGAGTTTGATAGTTTTACTGGAAGTGACAACTCGTTTCCATACGACCAAATTGGACTTCTTAAAAATCAAAGTGAACAGGCTAAAGGCTTTATGGAGGACCAAATAGCAAATGATATTACTAATAAATTTAACGATTTAGTTTCAAGAGAAAATGAGCTAGATAAAATAAAAAACAATCTTGAAATAAAAACTAAAGAAATTAAAGATATGAAATTAAAAAAAGATTTAGGGTTAGTAACATCTTTAGAAACTGAATCAGCTGAACTTGAACTTCAAACACTACAAAATACTCAAAAAGCTAAACTTCAAGAACTAAAAAACAATCAAGACTATTTTAAGTTATTAACTAATATAGATTTAAATAATTATCAATTGGATAAAGAATATAGATTTGAATCTTTTAGAGTAGGTGGCTCAGTTGATTCATATATGGAAGGTAAGGTTAATGAATATTTAAAATACGACCAATTGATTTTAGAACGTACAGAAGAAAGCTTTAATGATAAAGATGAGAACAAAGCAGATTTACCAGATAGACCTAACCTTACAAGACCAGTTGCTCCTACAAAACCAGAGCAAGGTAACCTAACTGATGATGAATACAAGGTTCTTATGGATAAGTATGAAAAAGATTATGATAGATATAAAAAAGAAGTTGAAGCATACAATCTTGAAAGACAGACTTATGCTGCTGGTCTTACTACTTATGCAAATTATCTTCAACAAAAATTTAATACTGAAAATGGTCTAGTAACATTAGAAGACAGTAAAAAAGCTCTTAAAAAAGGGTTAATTGATAGCTATGCTCAATTACTTGCTTTAGAAGATACAATTCAGATTACTAAAAAACAACTTGATTTATCAGAAAAACAATTAAAAAATACTAAATTAAGATATGATTTAGGATTAATTACTCTAACTGATTATAAAAAACAAGTGGTAAGTAATGAAGATGCTAAAAATAGCTATGACTCTCTTATTGTGAATTATAACTCACTAAAAAATGGTATAGAAAAACCTTGGATACTTAATTCTGGTAAATAG
- a CDS encoding MarR family winged helix-turn-helix transcriptional regulator encodes MDNNNILKIADSFLDFLFVLENNIFKESDLLKKFQNNSDIMKAYFEECPMAPSHAKVILYLMTSNSSSISQIASNLGILKSNMTPIIDRLVEHGLVNKFPDPKDRRILRVELTDKAFKLFDAVKAILKESLVKKLSNLSEEELTLLDEHTLKLSEIVKKLG; translated from the coding sequence ATGGATAACAACAATATACTTAAAATAGCGGACTCTTTTTTAGATTTTTTATTTGTGCTTGAAAATAATATATTTAAAGAAAGCGATTTGTTAAAAAAGTTTCAAAATAACTCTGATATAATGAAAGCTTATTTTGAAGAATGTCCAATGGCTCCATCACATGCTAAGGTAATTCTTTATCTTATGACATCAAATTCATCATCAATTTCTCAAATAGCTTCTAATTTAGGAATTTTAAAATCAAATATGACTCCGATTATTGACAGATTAGTGGAACATGGTTTAGTCAATAAATTTCCTGACCCAAAAGATAGAAGGATTCTTAGGGTTGAATTAACAGATAAAGCATTTAAATTATTTGATGCAGTAAAAGCTATTCTCAAAGAATCTCTAGTAAAAAAATTATCTAATCTTTCTGAAGAGGAACTAACTTTATTAGATGAACATACATTAAAGTTATCAGAAATAGTAAAGAAATTAGGTTAG
- a CDS encoding pyruvate, water dikinase regulatory protein — MLVKNLIIYAVSDSVGETAQQVAKACMSQFYVNETYEIKRFPYMINKGVLLETLENAKAENALIVYTLVDEELCSIVERYCEREGLSCIDLMTDILREISKRTGRKPKREAGIIRKLDESYFKRVEAIEFAVKYDDGKDPRGVLQADIILVGISRTSKTPLSMYLANKNIKVANVPLVPEIPIPKEVFEIDTKKIIGLTNSPEKLNEIRTQRLKALGLSSKANYANLERILQELDYSEEIMKRIGCPVINVSNKAIEETAGIILDIMKENGLKIYKEIEI; from the coding sequence ATGCTGGTGAAAAACCTAATTATATATGCAGTATCAGATTCAGTAGGGGAGACTGCACAACAAGTTGCAAAGGCATGTATGTCTCAGTTTTATGTGAATGAAACTTATGAAATAAAAAGATTTCCATACATGATTAATAAAGGAGTACTACTTGAAACTTTGGAGAATGCAAAAGCTGAAAACGCTTTAATTGTATATACATTAGTTGATGAAGAATTATGCAGTATTGTTGAAAGATATTGCGAAAGAGAAGGTCTTAGTTGTATAGATTTAATGACAGATATACTAAGAGAAATAAGCAAGAGAACAGGAAGAAAACCTAAAAGAGAAGCTGGTATAATTAGAAAATTAGATGAATCTTACTTTAAGAGAGTTGAAGCTATAGAATTTGCAGTGAAATATGATGATGGAAAAGACCCTAGAGGTGTTCTTCAAGCAGACATAATTTTAGTGGGAATATCAAGAACATCTAAAACTCCTTTGAGTATGTATTTAGCTAATAAAAATATAAAAGTAGCTAATGTTCCATTAGTTCCAGAAATACCAATTCCTAAAGAAGTGTTTGAGATAGATACTAAAAAGATAATAGGTCTTACTAATTCACCTGAAAAGCTGAATGAGATAAGAACCCAAAGATTAAAAGCTTTAGGATTGTCCAGTAAAGCAAACTACGCTAATTTAGAAAGAATACTTCAGGAGTTAGATTATTCAGAAGAGATAATGAAAAGAATTGGATGCCCAGTAATAAACGTTTCAAATAAGGCAATAGAAGAAACAGCAGGTATAATTTTAGACATAATGAAAGAAAATGGTCTAAAGATATACAAAGAAATAGAAATTTAA